A window of the Artemia franciscana chromosome 3, ASM3288406v1, whole genome shotgun sequence genome harbors these coding sequences:
- the LOC136024685 gene encoding uncharacterized protein LOC136024685: MAGLGVKKSMSLAKAVISRAVCDGVPSNISYASIGTCNPVKRLRTSMDMFNDEYCLSQIKLGDGRNGGVFLAKSKYNGRKVAVKIVKLEDLIRDDISGIIIPAEIYWLKKVKDIPGCLKYIDFYVDEKNAIIVTEFQENWLSWNVFINIMIDFKEQLQKHGIRENWFTECLVLKIFQQIVSIVAKLEECGIAHKDLRANNMLIDVNFNVTLIDFDLDRKMEDEITNPLLVYDR; the protein is encoded by the coding sequence ATGGCAGGGTTAGGAGTGAAAAAAAGTATGAGCCTTGCTAAAGCTGTGATTTCTCGAGCTGTATGTGATGGTGTGCCTTCAAACATTAGCTATGCTTCCATTGGAACCTGTAACCCGGTAAAGAGATTAAGGACAAGTATGGACATGTTTAATGATGAATACTGCTTGAGCCAGATTAAACTAGGAGATGGACGAAATGGAGGTGTCTTTCTTGCCAAAAGTAAATACAACGGAAGAAAAGTCGccgtaaaaattgtaaaattagaaGATCTGATCCGAGATGATATATCCGGAATTATTATCCCAGCGGAAATTTATtggctgaaaaaagtcaaagaCATACCTGGTTGCCTAAAATATATTGACTTTTATGTTGACGAAAAAAATGCCATTATTGTTACCGAATTCCAAGAAAATTGGCTTAGTTGGAATGTTTTTATCAACATCATGATCGATTTTAAAGAACAACTGCAGAAACATGGAATAAGGGAAAACTGGTTCACTGAATGTCTAGTCCTTAAAATATTCCAACAAATAGTGTCTATAGTTGCAAAATTAGAAGAGTGTGGAATTGCTCATAAAGATCTAAGGGCAAATAATATGCTTATAGACGTCAATTTCAACGTAACCCTaattgattttgatttggataGAAAAATGGAAGATGAAATTACGAATCCGTTACTTGTTTACGATCGTTGA